The sequence AATTATTTAACTATGGGGCTTGCGGTTTATCTCTGTTATGCATGTCTCCACACCTATTATCTCATTCTGATCACGTTTGATTAGGCTTAGTCATGTCTGATAGGGGCAACGCTCTTTGAACTACCTTTCCGTacagtcatttatttatttaaagatatCTGACAGTTTTATGAGTTTTCTCACAATTTGTGCAATCTCAGTAGATTGTACGAATACACtctttggtttaaaataaaaataaaaaaaagagtacaaAAGTCAATTTGAGAAAGTAGTCATATGTAGTGATACGTTATCTTTATGTTACATATTGACCACATCAACCAACATGTGATGGACTGAAAGGGTATGTCAATCAAATATGAAATGTTCTCACTTAATCTACACATTGAAAACTCCATAGCTAAAATGTTGGGTTGTTTTTAACCCAACTCTGTGGATCAAAAGAGACTAATTTAtttctgggttattttaactcagtaaaaaatgaaaaccttgGGAGCGATGGAGGGTGCGTTCAAATGAAACCACTAGAATCCAAAAACTTTGTATTGCTTCAAAAAGTAACCCAAAATTATATCCCGACTTGAATAATTCAAGTATTGAGTTGAAGAAATAACCCAAGTGTTTTTAGAGTGTGAGATCAgacaaaatgattaaaaatgcattagaCTTAAGGACAAACAGCGAGTGTGTTGGTGAACCATACAGTTATTGAAAACAAGCTTTTATCTGGGTTCTTATTTTATTATAGCAATTATTTGTAGTATATAACCATTAATTGTTTAAACCACttagttgttatttttaatgttttgagcTCTTAATGTGCACTGCCTTGTTTGGTTGTAGCCAATTATAGGATAGAATAGAATTCAATTTTCAAGTACACAGcaacaaaatgcagtttttgaaTCCATTCAGAGAGCTTTagcaaaataaatatgtatacaAATGTACATTATAGGATAAACAGTAATAGTAGGTAAGAAGTGTTTACAGTTggaataaattaatttatggCACCATATAaacttgaattgaattaaatagaATCCTTTTGACCCTTTCATCATAAGGGTGGTTTCTTCATAGGAAGTCTCATTCTTAAAGAAGATTGGGCTGACCTTGGATAGTGCGACATAAGGAAAAGTATCCATGACCAAACTGCTCTCCTCTCCAGATTGTCTTGCCAGTTGGCCTTTAAGCATCCGCGCTGCCGTCACTGTTGCCATGCCCATACCTGAAAGCAAAAATCATCACCTCAGGGTGGTCCTATCAAGGACAGGCAATTCAGGTTGGGTCCATTCTGTTTTCTAATTCCTGGTTAAGACAAAATCTATAAAGTTTAttgaaagtttttctttttccttcagcTTTCACTGGATTTGCTCTTCtgagcaaaacacaaaaatgccaaCGAGTATGTAACCTTATTAATATTTTGACTCCCTGGAATTTTCAGAaagatctttatttatttttctggtcACTTAAGGCAGATCCTTTGGTGTGATAAACATGTCAGTTTTTGAGTGATACGTTGTTACTAGTTAATACTAAATAACACAAACTAGATGTTGCGGTTATCCAAACTTTGTGACTAATCAATACAAATGTTTTACTTAAACAGCAATATTGCAGAAGATGATTCTACATACAAAATAAGAGAGAGAAAAGTGAGTAGGACATATCCCTTTAAATAGTTGGCTTAAACCTTTTTGATTGACTAAATTGTTCCTtttttacacattaaaaaaagaatgacgTGATGGGGTTACTACAATAGTTAATACATGATCCGACCACTTTATTTATAGTGTAAGATATGCAAACAGTAAGTAAACGAGTATGTTTTGTTCAGGAAATTAAAAAGGGAGAAGAAACTGAATTCCTGGTCGGAAGGACTCACCATCTCCAAGGAAGAGGATGAGATTTTTGGCTCTTTCAAGGTTGCGTGGCACTTGAATGGCAGCATTAAGAGCTTCTTTAGCCTTGTTGTTCCAGTAGCTAGCCTCAAGTTCGTCCACTAAGAGCAAGAAAAAGATGCTCTGATGGTGCCatacaaaagcagaaaacaatattttagtCTTTGCAGAGACACATACAGTACATACCTGAAATGCATAATGCCTTTtgcaatgagaaaaaaatcaataatccaGTGATGAAGTGGTGTGTCTTGGCCATTGCAGTGACTGCATGTGAATCTACAAAACTGTGCTTGTTTGCTCTCTGAACTCTCTTTATAACTGCAACCACGGAGCAAAGGCCACATCAAGGAGCCTTGCTGTGTTTGAACGAAATCACAGGAGACACACCTTCTGTTAACTAAATACCCTTGACTGAAATTATTATTGATAGTTTCACAGCACGATGCATCTGATTATTTGGTCAAATAGCAACTTTGAACtctttttgtttcatattttctgtaactgtgtttaaaatattaaattggtGAGTCTGTTTTACAAACCCTTAAaggcttttttctgtttcctttcacagatttggaaaaaaatcattggTATCCCTCTGTTAATGGAAGGAAAACTCACAAAGGGTCACTGAAACCCACAAAACAAAGTCCAAGAATAGTCACAATTTTGCTCCTAGGCATTCTTGggtattttaaaatttttgcaaatcatgtttaacatttttatggaacacaatatggaaaagttttttttctataaaacgGCAATTACTGTTTAGGTTGTGGGGCTTGTCTTTTGTCACAAGCGGCCAAAGGTCAGAGTGAGAAGGAAAAGGCAAAGACTTACAAGTGGAAGGTGAaagttttctttgctttaagcCCCAAATTGGTAGAGAGGCTTCAGCAGACAAGGTAATCAGTTTCCAGAAAAATGAAGCATTGAAACCACTAAGATACTGTGgaatacctttaaaaaaaaacattcgtttttttaataaaagggcTAAAGCTTTGGgaatgttccatttttatgtataggctaaacacacaaaaatgactttttgcaGTTGTTTAATGCTGCATTGTCTCGTCTGTGTTTTTTGtctaaaacatattttcactACGACACGATTAcataatacatttataaatctTAATTACATTAAGGCAGACATCATGTGCATGGCTCATTTTACAATAGACAAAAGTTTAACCACTTACTTGAATAGTTTGTTCAGTAAAACAAAAGCTGGGATGAAAATGCACAGCTACCATTGACTTTTTtataaacctttatttaaaacaaaaacagaggtcAGAACTAACAGACATTTATTCATacttttgctaaaaaataaaaaaatatactcatgattctgtttaaaaatatacaatacaAATGGTTTACACATATTTTTGCAAGGCATTTGATTGAAAACGTTAGGAAGCAGTTATGTCAAAATAACCCTAAAAGATCAACTATGAGCTCATGAAAAACTTTGGTAAAGTTGCAACTTAGCATAGCAGCTCACAGTGCAGGTTTCTTTTTGCAGTCCAAAGTTGTTTTTTCCACTTGTGCAATAACAGCCGTGTTCTGATGTGTGTCCAGCTTGTGTCAAGAAGACAGCATAAGCCTCagccatttgatttttttcttcctgttattCTGGGCAAAATGTCAGATTAATGTGTACCAGGTAAATTGCCTCTGGGTAAATGTCTGACATCTCTGGGAGAACATTGATTGCTGAGCCTTTTATAGCTCAAGATGATCACAaaatcaacattaaaaaaaacacaaaataaactaAAGCATTACAAGTTAGTGCAATTTAGTAAAAAatgtacacttttttttttaaaaaaggtaccTCTTGCATATTTGTTTGCACACAAACAACTTAATCTTTGCGTAATTGCAAATACCACTTATCAGTACTTGCTTTATTTACATGTGAGGTATAAACACATGCATGCTAAAGCTCGCATTTTACAGGCATGGTGGGATACATATATGTGGATACCAGGCAATAAGACATTTCTTGTCAGCAAATGCAATGCATGGTTCTCTCTGCATTCTGATTTTCCAGCCTGTGCACACACAGTCCACCTGTTCTCATCAGCACTAAGTGCATACATGCTCCTGTTTTGCTCCACACTTTTGAAGTGACTTGAATGTGGGTTTGCCTGTTTGCACATCAGGGTCatctgagcagcaggaggagaccaAACATGCTAAATAAGAGACCCAGATGCAATTTCCCGCATCCTGCTGATGAACGGTTGAGGGGGCGAGGAGGGCAGCTGGTATATGGCTCCAAACAGGCAGCATAGGCCATCACATGAGCAACATAGTTTTGCTCCTTAACTCCATGAAACAAGTGAGCCATTGGGCCTTTGGCATAGATGGCAACATCCTCCCCACCATGTGTCTCTGCTTCCAAAGGGACAGCTGCCTGCTGCTTGTACTCGTCATCTTCTACAGAGACATAGACAATATTCAGTgctgctgttattttttttatatatatatatatatatatatatatatatatatatatatacacacacacacacacacacacacatatatacatatatatattttggtgTAGCTGCTACAAGATTTTGTCACAATGCAACAGTTATActcatgcaattttttttatagctATATGACCCATTAGAGACTGTTTTGCAAATCTTttgtaatttaaataattatatttaataGTGGTCTTTTTGAAAcccaaaaacataataaaagatAACAACTTTGATGCATATTGCAAGTAAGACCAAAGCACCAAAGGTTGCATGTAAACTGAAGTAAggtatgtaaaaaataatttaagttgaataatttttaaagttgtccccccccccccattctctggTTAATTGAAACAGTTTTGATAATAATCAAACACTAGCAGAAATTTTCTGAAATCCTTTTCTTTATAATGGCGGATTTTGTGATGCTCCATGTAGAGCATACATTTTCAGACGAAATAAATGACTGCCCAttaatggaaaataaaagctgcaaagGTTTTGGAGGCTGTTAAAAAGGGtagatgtattttcttttttctagatAAACAACTTTCTGttatgcatgtgtgaatggtGCAGAAGAAAAAGTTGGAACCATAAAGTCCAATGTTTCTTagatgaaaggaaaagaaaaagaaacagaacttTGACTGCCAACAAAAAGCACGTTTATTTTGGGTTTTCATCCATCTATTCACTTAACCTGCCATATCCCTTTCgaggtcactgggttgctggagcctgtctaTGCCAGTGTTGGGCAAAGGGgggggttcaccctggacaggccGCCAGTCTGCCTTTCCTTccctttttgtaattttcagtacacacccacccacccacacccacatacatatatatacatatacatatacatatacatatacatatacatatacatatacaactttgaaaaaaaaatctatctatATCTGAATATatgcatatacatatatatacatatatatatatatatatatatatatatatatatatatatacatatatatatacatatatatatacatatatatatacatatatatatatatatatatatatatatacatatatatatacatatatatatacatatatatatacatatatatatatatatatatatatatatatatatatatatatacatatatatatatatatatatatatatatatatatatatatatatatatatatatatatgtatgtatatatatgtatatgcatATATTCAGATatagatagatttttttttcaaagttgaaTGCAAAATGTAATATTAAACTCTACTTGCAAAAGTGAATTGTGAACATGTCTGTCTTTTACAATTGTCACCATCACAACAAGTCTTTAAAATATCAGTTTGCACTCACCATAATCCACCATTGTGATGTTGTCTCTGCTTCCATTGGCATGCTCATATCCGGGGCCATTGGCATAAAGAATGCTAGTGAAAGGCATTTTGTCCATGGCGTCCTTTGGTGCCAAACCTATATGAGAGTGGCGAAAGATTGTGAGTTTTTCCAGACTTATGGTTCATTATGCTCATTTACACATGATCTAccaaatcaatgaaaaagtATAACTCTGAGTTAGATGATAAGTTAACTTTGTTTCATAGTTATTCATAGTTTGCCATCTCCAAAATATTGTAATGTCATACATGTCATTgcaattttcatgttttatgcCTAGAGTCTTACCAAAGATGGGATTTCCTCGAGGTGTGCTGCCTCCAAAAGTGAAGACATGTGAGTGGTCAGCAGTCACTACTGTCAGTGTGTCAGACTCTCTGGTGAGCTGTCCAGCTCGCTCAATAGCTGCATCAAACATTACAGTCTCCCTGAGAGCCAGTTTTGCAGTGTTGTCATGGTGGCCATGATCGATTCTCCCTCGTGAGAAAGCAAGCACCAGAGAAATATCATTtagattttgaattttttgactTCACATTGGGAAATTTAGATAAGATACTCATCTTCCACAAACAGAAAATAGCCTTTTGGATTCTTCCTGAGGATTTGAATGGCCTTTTCTGTCATTTCCACAATTGATGGATCACTTGAGCTATTTCGATAAACTTCAAATTTCATGTCCTTTGGCTCAAAAAGGCCtgcaaacacagacagaaaagatcaaaaaatgcaaacaccACTGCCAATAAAAAGCCACACAGACTGCATTAAAACACAGTTAATGGGAACAAAAAGGCTAATGGATGGCTGAAAATGAGCactaatgtctttttttttattgtatttactATTTCATCTGGGAGGGATGACTGCATCACTGTTGTAAATCTTTACTGTCTTGGACACAACCTTATCTCTATCACCTAAGTGGAATTTGATTATTTCACAGAACTGGGTTCAAAGGGCAACATGATAGTCAATTTCTAAAGACTGAAGAGAAAgttctcaccttttttttttatatgtggtGATGAAATAAGAGAGTACATTTAATtatggtgtttgtttttggggctaaaataataatgaaaatctGTGTGGCAAGAATATAACCTGGAGATTGTAGAATTAAATCTATAATTAGACGATACTAAAATATCCCAACGCATTCCTGCTTGCCACTTAGCATTAAGTATTGGGTTAGGGGGTTGAGTGGAGAGGGGATTAAATCACTCAATTTCTAAGCAGGGGAATGATTGCAGCTGACTGCTCCCTCAGGGAATGGCTAAATTGCACAGAACAAATTTTACACCTTGAACTATGTAAAAACTGGCACTTTAACTTCttaacttttacatttaaactgcTTCCAAGCAGTTTTGCGTAAAGTATGTGGCTGTCCTTGTAAAGCTAAATACTCACCCATAAGACGATCTGttgttttgacatttatttCATCGAATCCCTTCTTGTTCCAGACgtagtgggatttttttttctagaacaaAAATGAGGCATGAtaataaatgcttaaaaaacaaagaaaaaaacagaagaaaataccGAATTGACCTACAGGTTTGGCCTTCAGCCAGATATTTATGaggtttcttttgtctttgcgGTCCCCTTTGCGGGACGATGAGGTAGGATATTCGGGATCTGGGGTTCCTTGAGGTGTCATGTACATCCTTCCTCCTCCCAAAATCACctgtgaaagaaaagacagattGTCGATGCTTCACATTTAATTTGTGTCAGTCCAGCGTTAAAGATGTTCAGTAATTTGGTTGGGAAAATCAAATTAAGGGTTAAGGGACtgctttaaagggcctatatcatgcaaaatcaacttatTAGCTTTTAAGTTTATTACAATGTTCATTCCGCACACAAAACCAACCTCAAAGTTATATTTTGCTCCATTCACGCATCTgagttttcttctaaaaaaaccTGCTGTCTGACCACCAGCCCCtaccaatccacaaaaacaagcgggttctcacattttgacgtagataagtgagaagaaccccttccaggaagagtctgcactgccagcactgcccccaggctaacacacatacacccactttctctgctgAGCAAGTGGTGATCAGCAAAAacgttttccttttatatgcacaatctgcacatctatctttgcaaaagtttgagcgcaaaacgcagacacgctgcatAGTGCGGCTCTatgttgacgtcatgaaatgtgcggcacccacaaggagcgaaagatTGAGGTGTCTTACTTCTGTAGGAAAATGAATTTGCGAAAATAACTTATTTGATGggaaaattgttctttagtgtgccagacattatcatatatatggatatatatGGATATCCTATTCCTCCAATTCCTTCCTATCAATGAGTTAGCAACAACCTATAAAAAGAGGATTATTTACTTATATAGAACAAATAGATtagttttcaaattaaatcatttaaaaaatactgctatacatttgaaaaagtatttttattgaaaaagttaCCCCACCATTTGGGTCATGGTATATTcacctaaaacaaacaaacaaaaaatcaggGCTAAATGTGCAAAGATAATACTACCATTTTGAAATTTGATCTGCTACCATGGCATTGTTATGTCAGCGCCCTTATTTGCCCTTTGGAAAGTGCTTTTATTGCATTCCAAAACAGAACGGTGAgtcaaactcttaaaaaaaaaaaaaccctcaactgcagccctcctttttggcatagaaagaaaacaacaacgaaGACATGGAGCTGGATGATAAGCATCATACTAGCTTTGCCTTCACCAACAGAAACACCTTGCTGTTAACAATCCTAGATTTTTGTGGATAAATAGATAATCGTAATGGTTCATACATCAATGTCTACATTGGTGACCAGTTGTGTAGCAATGTCGACACAACCCTGCTGGATGGCACTGGAAGGAAGATCTGCATCGCTGTACCACTTGCGGCTGACAGAATGGGCGTAAGCAGCAGCTGGGGATGCGTGCTGGACACGTGTGGTTGTCACAATGCCCACTGATTtacctgaaaaacacaaagatgctCAAATCAGATCCAGAATTGTCACAATTTATTTTGATGAGAAAGATGTAACCCAATATTCCTTCTGTATGCACTTGAGTGTAATGGTTTGATaaagaaaagatgttttaaaattaaagtgaagagaagtgaaaagtaaaaaatgaataataccAGTGTGCAGGTTTAAAGGGAACCCCAAACTGTATGTGATGTAAAACACAACCTCCCCATTAAAAGCTACTGTGTAAAAATgacctcaaacacaaaaataaagacaggTTTTTATGAAAGTATGTGCCGATAAAATATATGTAGAACATTGACCCTTGACTTGTGTCTCAGGTAGCTTATCAGATGATTACCAACCCTCCACTGCCAGAAACCACTGTGCATACCTTGTGCTTTTGCACGTCGCAGCACTGAGTGCACCTCGTTGCCAAAAGTGGTGTTGCACTCGTAGACCACAGCTTTTGCATTAAGTCCTAGGGTTTTGGCATTGGCCTTTACCCCACAGTGATAAGCTGTAGCCGTGCTGGCACTGTCTGCTACCTGCTTGTCTACACTGTAGGTCTGTGTACAGGAaggggaaagaaacaaaaacaatga comes from Oryzias latipes chromosome 4, ASM223467v1 and encodes:
- the LOC101155917 gene encoding alkaline phosphatase; the protein is MLVAHFWALNLQIFLLGPILKVASMATMETRAALHEIEKEPAYWNAQAKAALNAALKLHPRHHRAKNLILFLGDGMGVTTVSAARILRGQMEGWSGEETVLAMDTFPYVALSKTYSVDKQVADSASTATAYHCGVKANAKTLGLNAKAVVYECNTTFGNEVHSVLRRAKAQGKSVGIVTTTRVQHASPAAAYAHSVSRKWYSDADLPSSAIQQGCVDIATQLVTNVDIDVILGGGRMYMTPQGTPDPEYPTSSSRKGDRKDKRNLINIWLKAKPKKKSHYVWNKKGFDEINVKTTDRLMGLFEPKDMKFEVYRNSSSDPSIVEMTEKAIQILRKNPKGYFLFVEGGRIDHGHHDNTAKLALRETVMFDAAIERAGQLTRESDTLTVVTADHSHVFTFGGSTPRGNPIFGLAPKDAMDKMPFTSILYANGPGYEHANGSRDNITMVDYEDDEYKQQAAVPLEAETHGGEDVAIYAKGPMAHLFHGVKEQNYVAHVMAYAACLEPYTSCPPRPLNRSSAGCGKLHLGLLFSMFGLLLLLR